Proteins from a single region of Hydra vulgaris chromosome 12, alternate assembly HydraT2T_AEP:
- the LOC136088421 gene encoding uncharacterized protein LOC136088421: MPGSSGYYTNNKKTCPESVRIIGKEKFPKKLLMWIAISDRGMSEPLFRTSKAVAINSSIYINECLEKRLLPFIHKYHGDFNYLFWLDLASSHYSKDSLNWMDQYVYYVDKESNPPNVPQARLIENFWGHLAQKVYEGDWQASTEQVLIDRIKLKLQEIDLNFLQSHMKGVRAKLRSIADGGVFSYKK, encoded by the coding sequence ATGCCTGGAAGTTCTGGATACTACacaaacaacaaaaagacaTGCCCAGAAAGTGTTCGTATTAtaggaaaagaaaaatttccaaaaaaattattaatgtggATAGCCATATCTGACCGTGGTATGTCCGAGCCATTGTTTCGCACTTCCAAGGCTGTAGCGATCAATTCATCaatctatattaatgaatgttTAGAAAAACGACTTCTTCCATTTATTCACAAGTATCATGGAGactttaactatttattttggtTAGATTTAGCAAGTTCTCATTATTCTAAAGATTCTCTAAATTGGATGGACCAATATGTCTATTACGTTGATAAAGAATCCAATCCCCCAAATGTGCCTCAAGCACGactaattgaaaatttttgggGACATTTGGCACAGAAGGTTTACGAGGGAGATTGGCAAGCTTCAACAGAGCAAGTTTTGATTGATCGCATTAAACTAAAACTACAAGAAattgatttaaactttttacagtCGCATATGAAAGGCGTCAGAGCAAAATTGAGATCAATTGCAGATGGTGgtgttttttcatataaaaaataa